TGGACATCGGCGGCTCCGCGCTGTTCCAGGTGGTGTGCGGCGCGAAGAACTTCAAGGTCGGTGACAAGGTGCCGCTGGCCACGGTGGGCGCGAAGCTGCCCAACGGCATGGAGATCAAGCAGGCCGCGCTCCGGGGCGTGGACAGCTTCGGCATGCTCTGCTCCGCGAAGGAGCTGGGCATCACTGAGGACTCGTCCGGCCTGCTCATCCTCCCCGCGGACACGAAGCTGGGCCTCCCCATCGCGGAGGCCCTGGGGCTGGATGACTCCGTGCTGGAGGTGAACGTCACCCCGAACCGGCCGGATGCGTTGAGCCACCTGGGCATCGCGCGCGAGGTGGGCGTGGTGACGGGCGCGCAGCTGAAGCCGCCGCAGCCGAAGCCCACCGAGTCCGGCAAGGACGTGGCGGAGCTGGTGAAGGTGCGCATCGACGCGAAGGAGCGCTGCTCGCGCTACGCGGCGCGGGTGGTGGAGGGCATCACCGTCCAGCCGTCGCCTCAGTGGATGCAGGACCGGCTGAAGGCGTGCGGCGTGCGTGCCATCAACAACGTGGTGGACGTCACCAACTACGTGCTCCTGGAGTACGGCCAGCCGCTGCACGCGTTCGACCTGGAGAAGGTGGCGGGCCAGGAGATCGTCGTCCGCACCGCGAAGCCGGGCGAGAAGCTGCGCACGCTGGATGACAAGGAGCGCACGCTGGACGCGGACGACCTGGTCATCGCGGACCGCGACCGCGCCCAGGCGCTGGCGGGCGTGATGGGCGGCGGCGACAGCGAGGTGACGCAGGGCACGAAGCGCATCGTCATCGAGTCCGCGCACTTCCACGGCTCGGGCGTGCGCCGGTCCGCGAAGCGCTACGCGCTGCACACGGAGGCGTCGCACCGCTTCGAGCGCGGGGCGGACCTGGACGCGGTGCTGCCGGCGTTGGACCGGGCCGCTCAGCTCATCGCGGAGCTGTCGGGTGGCACGGTGGCGCCGGGCCGGGTGGACGTGCAGCCGGAGCCCCTGGCGCCGCGCCGGGCGACGCTGCGCTACGCGCGGGTGGAGAAGGTGCTGGGCGTGGCGGTGCCGGAGGCGGAGGTCCGGCGCATCCTGACGGCGCTGGGCTTCAAGTCCGTGGAGGAGGCGCAGGGGCAGACGACGTACGAGGTGCCCCGGGCGCGCGTGGACGTGGAGCGCGAGGAGGACCTGATGGAGGAGGTCGCCCGCGTGTACGGCTACGACAACATCCCGGCGCGGCTGCCGCGAGGGCTGGAGACGCTGGCGCCGGAGCCCCTGTCCATGGAGGCCGAGCGCCGGCTGCGCCACGCGCTGGGCGGCGTGGGCCTGTCCGAGGTGGTGAACTACTCGTTCGTGGCGCCGAAGTCGCTGGAGGTGCTGGGCGGGAAGGAAGCGCCCATCGCGCTGATGAACCCGCTGAGCGTCGAGCAGTCGGTGATGCGCACGAGCCTCTTGCCGGGCCTGCTGGAGAACCTGTCGCGCAGCGTGCGCCATCAGGTGGAGTCGGTGGGCCTCTACGAGACGGGCCGGGCGTACTTCCGGGACGCGCAGGGCGGGCAGGGCATGCGCCCGGCGGCTCGCGAGGTGCCGCGCGTGGCGGGCCTGGTGTGGGGCCTGCGGGGCGGTGGCCGGAGCTGGACGCAGAAGGACTCGCGCGTGGACTTCTACGACGCGAAGGGCGCGGTGGAGGCGCTGCTGCACGCCCTGCACGTGGAGGGCGCGGCCTTCACCCCTGCGGAGGCCCCCGCGTACCACCCGCGGAGCTGCGCGCAGGTGGCGCTCAATGACGGGACGGTGCTGGGCCTGGTGGGCGAGGTGCACCCGCGCGTGGCGAAGGCGCTGGGCCTGCCGGAGGGCGTGTTCGTGTTCGAACTGGACACGGATCCGCTGTACGCGGCGGCGCGGCTGGTGCCGCAGGCGGCGGCGCTGCCGAAGTACCCGGCGGTGCTGCGCGACCTGGCGGTGGTGGTGCCGCTGGAGCTGCGCAACGAGGAGGTGCGCCGGGTCATCCTGGAGGTGGGAGCCCCGCTGGTGGAGGACGCGCTGGTGTTCGACGTCTACACGGGCAAGCCCATCCCCGAGGGGAAGAAGAACCTGGCGTACGCCTTGAGGTACCGCTCGCCCGAGCGGACGCTGACCGACGCGGAGGTCACGGCGGCCCACCAGCGCATCATCACCGAGGTGAACCAGCGGCTGGGAGCGGCGCTGCGCGCCTGAATTCCTGAATGAAGTCAGGACGTTGACACGGTTCGGGGAAGGCTGACACCATGCCCCGCGTTCACCGGCCAATCACGGGTGCCAGAGGACTCGCATGACGAAAGCGGACATCATCGAGGGGGTCTACGAGAAGGTCGGCTTCTCCAAGAAGGAGTCGGCGGAGATCGTCGAGCTCGTCTTCGACACCGTGAAGGAGACGTTGGAGCGCGGGGACAAGATCAAGATCTCCGGGTTCGGAAACTTCCAGGTGCGCCAGAAGAAGGCGCGCGTGGGCCGCAACCCGCAGACGGGCAAGGAGATCGAGATCAGTGCCCGCCGGGTCCTGACCTTCCGGCCGAGCCAGGTGTTGAAGAGTGCCCTGAACGGCGAGGCACCCCCGGAGAACCACGCGGAGATCGACGCGCAGGAAGAGGCGGCGGCGGACGCGGCGGAAGCCCGGGGCGAGGACTTCGACGAGGGAATGGAAGAGGGTGACGAGTAGGTTTTTTTCACCGGTGTCCGTCACCTCGCGCTTGACCCAAGAAAGCGGCGAGGGCATAAGGCAGCACCGTTTCACGACGGCGGTTCTCGGGGCGTAGCGCAGCCTGGTAGCGCACTTGCTTGGGGTGCAAGTGGTCGCAGGTTCAAATCCTGTCGCCCCGACCAAAATGAAGGCCCTGGAGTTTCCGGTGCAAGCCGGTGACTCCAGGGCCTTTGTTTTTTCCGCGAGCGGGCAGGTGGCGAGCCCTGGCCCTACGTGGGCGTGAGCCGGCTAGACACTTCGCTGCGCTTCCCCTGGGAGAACCTCCGCGCCTACAGCTCCGCCTACCTCTCATGGGGAGTCACCTTGAACGGTGGAATCTCGTCGGCCAGTGTGACCGAGAGCCGAGGGGAGGCCTGGCATGTCGCAGCCCGCCGTTCGTCCGAGTGCCCGTCGCGAGCGTCTCGGTCGCGTTGACCTGAAGAGCAGTGTCGCGCGGTGCCGTCACGTGGCTCGCGAGAGCTTCGCGGCCACCCAGGCCGAGTTCGGCCGCATGGAGAAGGCGCTCCGTGCCTTTGATGCGGAGCTTGAAAAGGTCGCGCGGATGGAGCTCGGCCGTCACTCGCATGCGCAGCTCCGCAAGGCGGTCGCTCCGCTGCTCGAGCAGAAGCGTGCGCGTATCCAGGAGCGCTTCAAGGATTTGGTCGACGCGCACGAGCTCCGGCGGGAACAACTCGACACGTTCACGGTCTTGTTCTTCGGCAAGACCATGGCCGGGAAGTCGACCACGATCGAGGCGATCAGCGCAGGGAGTGGGGATACGATCGGCGACGGCGGACCCGACTACACGAAGAAGATTGAAGGCGTGCCCTGTGACGGCCTGCTTCTTGTCGACACACCTGGACTGCTGGGCTTTCGAAAGGAACTCGCCGGAGTCGCTGAGTCCTACGTCACCCGTGCCGACCTGATCTGCATGGTCGTCGCGGACGACTCCATCGAACCCGAACTGTTCGAGCGGATGCGGGAGATCCGCGGCCAGCACAAGCGTCTGGCCGTCCTGCTCAACGTGAAGGCCGCGAACAGGAGGCTCCTTGCCGGAGACCTGGATGATGCGTGGGATGCGCGTGAGGTCAGCGAATACGTCGAACTCATCCGCGTGCAGCTTCAGAGCGCTTTTCCGGGGGACGAGGTCCCCATCATTCCGTATTGCGCGAACGTCGCCTTCGAGGCGCAGCGTGAGGAAGACCCAGACCGTCGAGCGTTCCTCTGGGAACACAGTCGCATCGACGATGTCATCCGCGTCGTGGCGAACACCCTCACGCGGGATGGCCTGGCCATCCGTGCGACGGCACCGTTCGATGCGCTCGCGTGGTTCGCGCAAAGCATCGCGGATGAACTGGAAGAGGACCTGCCCGTGTTGCAGCGGCAGCTCCCGGAATTGCGTCGCAAGCGGGGCGAGGCCGCAAGGCGTTTCGAGCGCGTCACCGTGGACTCGGCCACCGAGCTCTCGCAACTCAAAGGCCATTTTCTACGGGTGAATGACCAGCTCTACGACCTCGCAGGAGAGATCATCCGAGGGGAGAAATCCGAATCGCCCAAGAATGCGTTCCGCCGGGTCTGCCGCTGGAAGACGGTCCAAGAGATGGCCCACGGATATCAACAGGGCGTGATCAAGCGATTGCAACGGAACGTCGAGGATTTTCGCGAGGGTCTGCGAAGCGACCTCGTCGCTCTCATGCAAATCGAAGCCGAAATCGAGAACGTGGACGAGCCGGAATTCGAGAGTCAGGATTGGAAGAAGGGGGCGGCGCGCCTTCTGCGTCGCAGCAAGCCTTTTGCTGGCGGAGGCGGCGCCGTCCTGGGAGGCGCCATCGGTGGGCTGCTCGGACCCATTGGCGCGCTTGTCGGATCGCTTCTTGGGGGCTGGCTATTCTCGTCGGGCGTCGAAACGATGGCTGAGGAATTGGATGCGAGTGCAGCGCGAGAGCTGAACCGCCAGCATCGGGACCTCCGGCAGGCCATGCAGGACCAGCTCTGGACCGCGTACCGGAGCTTGAATGACCGTCTTTACGAGTGGACGAAGGCGGCCACCGCGAAAACGGGCCACTCCGTCGGTGACTTCCTCGGTGGTCTCTGCGATGCGTTCGACGGGCTCGTGCGGGCGACAGGGACCCTTGTCGATACGCTGCACCACTCCCGTCATGTTCTGGCACGTGCCTCCTACCGTGTCCTCCTCACTCAGTGCCACCCGGCATTCCGGTCGGGAAAGGTCGAACTCGTCGACGCGACCCAGTGGATGCGCTACCGCGCCAAGCTCCGCGTGTGGTGCTCCGACGGAGGCTCGCCCATCGGCCTCGTTGTAGGCCGTGGCGGAGCGCAACTGAGGGCGATCCAGGCCCACATCGGTACGCCCATTGACGTGGTTGCTGATACCGGCGAGCGGACGACACGTGAAATGGTGGTGGATGCGCTTCGGCCAGCGCGGCTCGACCCTCGAGCGGTCTCCATCAGCCAGGTTATTTCGGTTCAGGCGGATGGGCCACTCGTCGGAGCCATCCGCGGCAGGCGCAGCCGAAACCTGCTCCTCGCCAGCGAAGTGCTCGGTGTCAAAATCTCGCTCGTGACGAAAGCGCGGGCTGAACAGCGAGGCTCCCGATGAGGCAACGCCGGCTCCGTTTCGCAGAGGCCCGAGAGACTGCGCGCCACGCACTCGACCAGTTCACCTGCCTCCTTGAGGACGCCGGTGAGCCTGCCCGCGAACTGCTCGACCGCACTCGGGAAACAGTGCGGCTGGATCCGCGGCGCCTGTCGCTCGCGCTCGCCGGTGAGTACTCCGTTGGAAAGAGCAGCCTTGTTCAGGCGCTCACGGGGCAGAGCATCGCCGTCGCCGCGGGACCGACGACTTCCGAGGTGACATTCTACCCGTTTGGAGACATCGACCTCGTCGACATGCCAGGCACGCTGTCGGGACAGTTCGAGCACGACGAGCGCGCCCGCAGGGCCATCGCCGATGCGGACTTGCTGCTCTACGTGGTGACCAACGAATTGTTCAATGCTGCGAGCCTCCCGTATTTCCGGATGGCCGCCGACAGGCTCGCGAAGAGCCACCAGATGCTCCTCGTCGTGAACAAGTTCGATCGGTTCAACCTCGATCGACGCACTCCCGAAGAGGCAGTCGCGTTCATCAAGTCGACGTTGGCCGAGGAAATCCAGCCCTTGTCGATCGAGCCATTCGGCCCGGTCGTCGTTTCGGCGCGAGACTACGTCTCGGCGCTCTCTCAAACGGATGAGGCGCGCAAGCAGCGCCGCCTCATGGAGAGCCGCTTCGACACCCTCTTCGAGGCAATCGACATCATTACGCGGGAGCGGGGGCTGCTCGGGCAGGCGGCTCGCCCGCTCCAGCAGTTGCTCGATTTGATCGGAGATGCTCGTGCGCTGGCGCTCGCTGAGGATCCCTCCGCGCAAAACGCCGAGGCGTTTCTTCGCCGGAAGGCCTTCCAGCTCAGTGAAGGCCGCACCGCTGGTCGTAACGAATTCAACGCGCTTTGTGATCGCGCACGCGCTCGCCTGGTGAAGCCCTGCGAGCGGATCCTCAAGGCGCTAGATAGCAAGGTGGCGCCCGAGGAAATCGAGGCGCTCTGGAGGCAGATCAACGGCGAGATCGAGCGCGTGGTCGAAGAGACCGGCCATGAGTTCAGCGCTCTTGTCGAACGGCTCTCCCACGACATCGCCAACCGGCTTGAGGAACTGGAAGCGTCACCCGCAGCGAAGAAGGTCCTTGAGGACTTCTCCGTCGACTTTTCCCGGCCCGACCTCCCAGAGGAGGGCGACGGCATTTCGAAGGGCCTTCGCGACTCCTTGCTGAAGTCGGCACGTTCTGGGGCGGCGCAGATCGCGAAGAACGGAA
The sequence above is drawn from the Corallococcus sp. NCRR genome and encodes:
- the pheT gene encoding phenylalanine--tRNA ligase subunit beta: MKISVKWLGDYVALPPSVDELARKLTAAGLEIEGVERPGEGLRGVVVAQIRESVQHPNADKLSVTQVDIGGSALFQVVCGAKNFKVGDKVPLATVGAKLPNGMEIKQAALRGVDSFGMLCSAKELGITEDSSGLLILPADTKLGLPIAEALGLDDSVLEVNVTPNRPDALSHLGIAREVGVVTGAQLKPPQPKPTESGKDVAELVKVRIDAKERCSRYAARVVEGITVQPSPQWMQDRLKACGVRAINNVVDVTNYVLLEYGQPLHAFDLEKVAGQEIVVRTAKPGEKLRTLDDKERTLDADDLVIADRDRAQALAGVMGGGDSEVTQGTKRIVIESAHFHGSGVRRSAKRYALHTEASHRFERGADLDAVLPALDRAAQLIAELSGGTVAPGRVDVQPEPLAPRRATLRYARVEKVLGVAVPEAEVRRILTALGFKSVEEAQGQTTYEVPRARVDVEREEDLMEEVARVYGYDNIPARLPRGLETLAPEPLSMEAERRLRHALGGVGLSEVVNYSFVAPKSLEVLGGKEAPIALMNPLSVEQSVMRTSLLPGLLENLSRSVRHQVESVGLYETGRAYFRDAQGGQGMRPAAREVPRVAGLVWGLRGGGRSWTQKDSRVDFYDAKGAVEALLHALHVEGAAFTPAEAPAYHPRSCAQVALNDGTVLGLVGEVHPRVAKALGLPEGVFVFELDTDPLYAAARLVPQAAALPKYPAVLRDLAVVVPLELRNEEVRRVILEVGAPLVEDALVFDVYTGKPIPEGKKNLAYALRYRSPERTLTDAEVTAAHQRIITEVNQRLGAALRA
- a CDS encoding integration host factor subunit alpha, with the translated sequence MTKADIIEGVYEKVGFSKKESAEIVELVFDTVKETLERGDKIKISGFGNFQVRQKKARVGRNPQTGKEIEISARRVLTFRPSQVLKSALNGEAPPENHAEIDAQEEAAADAAEARGEDFDEGMEEGDE
- a CDS encoding GTPase domain-containing protein, whose translation is MSQPAVRPSARRERLGRVDLKSSVARCRHVARESFAATQAEFGRMEKALRAFDAELEKVARMELGRHSHAQLRKAVAPLLEQKRARIQERFKDLVDAHELRREQLDTFTVLFFGKTMAGKSTTIEAISAGSGDTIGDGGPDYTKKIEGVPCDGLLLVDTPGLLGFRKELAGVAESYVTRADLICMVVADDSIEPELFERMREIRGQHKRLAVLLNVKAANRRLLAGDLDDAWDAREVSEYVELIRVQLQSAFPGDEVPIIPYCANVAFEAQREEDPDRRAFLWEHSRIDDVIRVVANTLTRDGLAIRATAPFDALAWFAQSIADELEEDLPVLQRQLPELRRKRGEAARRFERVTVDSATELSQLKGHFLRVNDQLYDLAGEIIRGEKSESPKNAFRRVCRWKTVQEMAHGYQQGVIKRLQRNVEDFREGLRSDLVALMQIEAEIENVDEPEFESQDWKKGAARLLRRSKPFAGGGGAVLGGAIGGLLGPIGALVGSLLGGWLFSSGVETMAEELDASAARELNRQHRDLRQAMQDQLWTAYRSLNDRLYEWTKAATAKTGHSVGDFLGGLCDAFDGLVRATGTLVDTLHHSRHVLARASYRVLLTQCHPAFRSGKVELVDATQWMRYRAKLRVWCSDGGSPIGLVVGRGGAQLRAIQAHIGTPIDVVADTGERTTREMVVDALRPARLDPRAVSISQVISVQADGPLVGAIRGRRSRNLLLASEVLGVKISLVTKARAEQRGSR
- a CDS encoding GTPase domain-containing protein, with protein sequence MRQRRLRFAEARETARHALDQFTCLLEDAGEPARELLDRTRETVRLDPRRLSLALAGEYSVGKSSLVQALTGQSIAVAAGPTTSEVTFYPFGDIDLVDMPGTLSGQFEHDERARRAIADADLLLYVVTNELFNAASLPYFRMAADRLAKSHQMLLVVNKFDRFNLDRRTPEEAVAFIKSTLAEEIQPLSIEPFGPVVVSARDYVSALSQTDEARKQRRLMESRFDTLFEAIDIITRERGLLGQAARPLQQLLDLIGDARALALAEDPSAQNAEAFLRRKAFQLSEGRTAGRNEFNALCDRARARLVKPCERILKALDSKVAPEEIEALWRQINGEIERVVEETGHEFSALVERLSHDIANRLEELEASPAAKKVLEDFSVDFSRPDLPEEGDGISKGLRDSLLKSARSGAAQIAKNGKEVGEAVAKIYKFLGGKFKPWGIKKLGSFFGEAGKALGPLLVGLEVYLNYREEKAREEGERAMRRARADVRIQFDDAGDQFRATLMEQADGVVKRLYDEPIAKTRELAGELLLRAKSRRALAAGLEELERNCRRAIRDLDA